In Flavobacteriales bacterium, the genomic stretch CTATCATAGTACTGTTGTGCTTTTGTATAGTTTTTTTCAATATAATACAACTTACCTAACCTTAAAAAAGATTTACTCTTTTGCACTTTATTGGCCTTACTAACCATTACCGACTGTTCTAAATAAGCAATTCCCTCTGGCCTATTCCCCGCTCTTAGTTCTATATCTCCTAAAGCATAATAGATTTGATCATGATAATCTATATTTTTATCATCCTTTAGCATTTTTAATAATTGAGCTTTAATGCTTTTACTATCCCCACCACTGTATGCCAAAGCTCTATTTATTTTAGCTTGAAAAGCCATATCATAAACGGGATTTCTTTTTACAACTTCTGCATAAAGTTCAGAAGCTCCTTCCCCTCCTACTTCTTGAAGCAACTGAGCTAAAATAAACAGTTGACGAGTTTTAAACTTCCTTTTCTTTGTGACCTCAATTGAAGCTCGTAAAGCCTCTTCTGCTTCTTTATATTGCTTTTGACGTAAATATAAATCTGCTACAACAGGCAATAAATCTTGTTCAAACTTTTTGGGTAATGCAGGAATTTCATCCGTTGGCCCTTCCTTTTTCTTTGACTTTGACTTTGATTTTTTTCTTTTTCTAGAACGACTTGAGCTTCTTTTTTTAGCTTTTTCTTTTGCTTCTTTGGCTGCCTTTTCTGCATCCTCTTTTTGCTCTTTTAGTTCTTCTTTAACATTTTGTAATTCATCTAACACTTCCTTAGCCTCATCAAATTGCTCTAATTCGATTAATGTTTTCGCTCTCCATAACTTTGCGGTATGAGAGATAGAAGCTGTTTTATATTGCTTTTCAATAAAAGAAAACTTTTCTATAGCTCCTTCAAAATCACGTTTATAAAATTGAGCCTGACCGATTACTAACCAGTTATCATCAATCCATTTACACCATTCAACATTTTTAAACTGCCCAACTTTTTGTTTAGGCATACTGTTACGGGCAATAACCGTTTCGCACTTACTAACAGCAGTATCCATTGGAGAATAAAATGCTTTTGACTCTTCATCATTTGCATAAATAAACAATGGTATAATTTCAGCATAATTTTCCTGACGATTCAGCTCAAAATCGGTCATTGTTTCTTTAATGATCTCTCCAGCATTAAAATAGCCATTGTAATGCGCTGTGGTATTGTGATAGGTTCTATTAATCCACGCGTCTTTCTCTGTAGAACACGATTGAACAACAGCAAAAAACAGTATAAAAACTGCTATAAAATGGTGATATTTAGTTTTTGTTTTCAAAACAGTTTACGAATATAAGAGTAGCGGTGAACAATAACTAGATTATCTAGCATTTATTTTATTTCTAGTACATTTTTTTATGCCTACAACTCAATAAGTGATGTTAAATTCTGTTATTTAAATTATTTTCTGCTCTTTTTTTTAGCATATTTGTATTGATGGCAAAATCAAACAAGCAAAATAAAAACGAAGACATTAGTTTCTTGGATCGAATCAGAAAAAAAGATCGACTTGTAGTCGTGGATTTAGACACCTATGAAGAAATTCGTCACTTCAATTTTTCTGCATTAAGCATCATCATCTACTCCCTCTTCTTGGCTTTTATTATTGTGCTTATCACTTGGCTTTTGATTGCCCTTACCCCTATTCGCCAAACGATTCCTGGCTATCCTAACATCAGTCAGCAAAAAGAACTCTCATACAAGAATAAAAAAAATGAAGAATGGCTGGCCGCTCAACAAAAAAAACTTAACCAAGAACACATCTATTATAAGAATTTACACACCATACTTTCTGATAGCATTGTAAAAAATACGGTTAAAGAAAATGCGGATAGCACAGCGACCGAGATTCAACTACAAAACTTTGAAATATCTAAAAGAGACTCGATTTTGAGACAAAAAATAGATGAAAAAGAAAAATACCTTATCAAAGCCAATAATGCCAATCAAAATCATAAAAATGACTTAAATGGGGTGTTGTTTTTCCCGCCACTTAACGGAACCATTTCCGACAGTTTAAATACCAAAATTGGTCACTATGGTGTTGATATTATAGCTCCTAAAGATGAACCCGTGAAATCGACATTGAATGGAACAATTATTTTTGCTGATTGGACGCCAGATAATGGAAACGTAATTCATGTCCAGCATGCCCATAACTTGATATCTGTATATAAACACAACGCTGTATTACTAAAAAAAGTTGGAGATTATGTAAAAACAGGCGAACCAATAGCCATTATTGGAAATTCAGGTAAACTCTCTAGTGGTCCTCACTTACATTTTGAGCTTTGGCATAAAGGAATTGTTTTAAACCCAGTCAACTACATAATATTCTGACAAAAATCATATTTTAATCGTTTTTTTTATATTTTTGGGCTAAAATTATAGCTTATAAATTTTATGAAAAAACACACCTTATCTTTACTTGGGCTTTTTACATTATTCATCCAGATATGTTTTGCAAATAATGTAACCGTAGACAACGTCAGTATTACTGGACAAAATTCTGTCAGCAATTATAAATTTGTTGAATTTGATTTAAGTTGGGAAAATTCTTGGAGAACATCAGCTGGTCCAAGTAACTGGGATGCCGTTTGGGTTTTCTGTAAATATAGAGCAACTTCTTCTTCAACTTGGAGCCATGCAACGCTAAACACTACTGCTGGAAATCACACTGCTCCATCTGGATCTACCATTACTCCTTCACCTGATGGTATGGGAACTTTTATCTATCAAAATGCTGATGGTGCTGGAAATGTTGATTTTGACAATGTACAATTAAGATGGGAATATGGTACTGATGGTTTATTAGACAATGATAGTGTAGAAATTTGCGTATTCGCCATCGAAATGGTGTATATTCCAACAGCTGCTTTTACTTTGGGGGATGGAAATTCAATTTCTTTAGAAAGTACAGGAGCTTTTCATAGCCCATACAACACTTCTAATCCCGTAACGATTTCAACGACTTTAGTTTCTGATGTCCATACTGATGCTGGATATGATGACAGTCAACTAACAGGTAATGCCACATTGGGGATCGGAATTGATGGCGATGGAGGAATAGACACTAATGATGACGGCACAATAGATAATACGAG encodes the following:
- a CDS encoding M23 family metallopeptidase: MAKSNKQNKNEDISFLDRIRKKDRLVVVDLDTYEEIRHFNFSALSIIIYSLFLAFIIVLITWLLIALTPIRQTIPGYPNISQQKELSYKNKKNEEWLAAQQKKLNQEHIYYKNLHTILSDSIVKNTVKENADSTATEIQLQNFEISKRDSILRQKIDEKEKYLIKANNANQNHKNDLNGVLFFPPLNGTISDSLNTKIGHYGVDIIAPKDEPVKSTLNGTIIFADWTPDNGNVIHVQHAHNLISVYKHNAVLLKKVGDYVKTGEPIAIIGNSGKLSSGPHLHFELWHKGIVLNPVNYIIF